A genomic window from Synechococcus sp. CBW1107 includes:
- the gltX gene encoding glutamate--tRNA ligase gives MTVRVRLAPSPTGTLHIGTARTAVFNWLFARHHGGQFLLRIEDTDRERSRPEFTADILDGLSWLGLSWDAEPVIQSERIEAHRNAIGQLLEAGLAYRCYASEAELEQMREQQKASGSAPRYDNRHRHLTPAQEQAYLAEGREAVVRFRIDDGATIAWSDLVRGEMRWSGSDLGGDMVIARRAPADRIGDPLYNLVVVVDDAAMAISHVIRGEDHIANTAKQLLLYEALGLPLPVFAHTPLILNQEGRKLSKRDGVTSVGEFRAMGYTAEALVNYMTLLGWSPPEGLGERFTLTQAATAFDFDRVNRAGARFDWDKLNWLNAQVLHELNPAELSQALVPLWQAEGWRAPDAGRDTWEQELAELLGPSLTTLRDGVEQARPFFERPEPDAGARQQLETDGAIAALRAVLERLEATDSPDLSLEQARSLLTEAASTAGVKKGVLMKSLRAGLLGSLQGPDLISTWRLLHASGEDRKRLMLAVAQG, from the coding sequence GTGACCGTTCGGGTTCGTCTGGCTCCCAGCCCCACGGGAACCCTGCACATCGGCACCGCCCGCACGGCGGTCTTCAACTGGCTGTTTGCCCGCCACCACGGTGGGCAGTTCCTGCTGCGGATCGAGGACACCGACCGGGAGCGCTCCCGGCCCGAGTTCACGGCCGACATCCTTGATGGCCTCTCCTGGCTCGGCCTGAGCTGGGATGCGGAGCCCGTGATCCAGAGCGAGCGGATCGAGGCCCACCGCAACGCCATCGGCCAGCTGCTGGAGGCGGGTCTGGCCTACCGCTGCTACGCCTCGGAGGCCGAACTGGAGCAGATGCGCGAGCAGCAGAAGGCCAGCGGCTCCGCCCCCCGCTACGACAACCGGCACCGCCATCTGACACCCGCTCAGGAGCAGGCCTACCTCGCCGAAGGGCGCGAAGCGGTGGTGCGCTTCCGCATCGACGACGGGGCCACGATCGCCTGGAGCGACCTGGTGCGCGGGGAGATGCGCTGGAGCGGCAGCGATCTGGGCGGCGACATGGTGATCGCCCGGCGGGCTCCGGCCGATCGGATCGGCGACCCGCTCTACAACCTGGTGGTGGTGGTCGACGATGCCGCCATGGCCATCAGCCATGTGATCCGCGGTGAGGACCACATCGCCAACACCGCCAAGCAGCTGCTGCTCTACGAAGCCCTCGGCCTGCCCCTGCCGGTCTTCGCCCACACGCCCCTGATCCTCAATCAGGAGGGCCGCAAGCTCTCCAAGCGCGATGGGGTCACCTCCGTGGGTGAGTTCCGGGCCATGGGCTACACCGCCGAGGCGCTGGTGAACTACATGACCCTGCTGGGCTGGTCGCCTCCGGAAGGCCTGGGCGAGCGCTTCACGCTCACGCAGGCCGCCACGGCATTCGACTTCGATCGGGTCAACCGGGCCGGGGCCCGCTTCGACTGGGACAAGCTCAACTGGCTCAACGCTCAGGTGCTGCATGAGCTCAACCCCGCCGAGCTGAGCCAGGCCCTGGTCCCGCTCTGGCAGGCCGAAGGCTGGAGGGCGCCAGATGCCGGCCGTGACACCTGGGAGCAGGAGCTGGCCGAGCTGCTCGGTCCCTCCCTCACCACCCTGCGCGATGGAGTCGAGCAGGCCCGGCCGTTCTTCGAGCGCCCCGAGCCCGACGCCGGCGCCCGCCAGCAGCTGGAGACCGATGGGGCCATCGCGGCCCTCAGGGCTGTGCTCGAGCGGCTTGAGGCCACTGACTCCCCGGACCTGAGCCTGGAGCAGGCCAGGAGCCTGCTGACCGAGGCCGCCAGCACGGCGGGGGTGAAGAAGGGTGTGCTGATGAAGAGCCTGCGGGCAGGCCTGCTGGGCAGCCTGCAGGGACCTGATCTGATCAGCACCTGGAGGCTGCTGCATGCCAGCGGTGAAGACCGGAAGCGGCTGATGCTGGCCGTGGCTCAGGGCTGA
- a CDS encoding hyperconserved protein Hcp — protein sequence MELDLQPGDVVKVLESAALGWVRARVIRVKSGGRVVVQSDQGREFTARGNQVRLIEPAGFRP from the coding sequence ATGGAGTTGGATTTACAACCCGGTGATGTGGTCAAGGTGCTCGAGTCCGCTGCCCTTGGCTGGGTGCGGGCGCGGGTCATCCGGGTCAAGTCCGGCGGTCGTGTGGTCGTCCAGAGCGACCAGGGCCGTGAATTCACAGCGAGAGGCAATCAGGTGCGCCTGATCGAACCCGCCGGTTTCCGCCCCTAG
- the rplS gene encoding 50S ribosomal protein L19 — MDQTSVDETGTAETAAPTAVADKPAVSPARTGRLSAQDLIRAFEAEQLKSDLPEIYVGDTVRVGVRISEGNKERIQPYEGVVIAKRHGGLNETITVRRIFQGVGVERVFLLHSPQVATVKVERRGKVRRAKLFYLRDRVGKATRVKQRFDR; from the coding sequence ATGGATCAGACGAGCGTGGATGAGACCGGCACTGCCGAGACCGCGGCCCCGACGGCCGTGGCTGACAAGCCCGCCGTATCCCCGGCTCGCACCGGCAGGCTCAGCGCCCAGGACCTGATCAGGGCCTTCGAAGCCGAGCAGCTCAAGAGCGATCTGCCCGAGATCTACGTGGGCGACACGGTGCGCGTGGGCGTGCGCATCAGCGAGGGCAACAAGGAACGGATCCAGCCCTATGAGGGTGTGGTGATCGCCAAGCGCCATGGCGGGCTGAACGAAACCATCACCGTGCGCCGGATTTTCCAGGGTGTCGGGGTCGAGCGGGTCTTTCTGCTGCACAGCCCCCAGGTGGCCACCGTCAAGGTGGAGCGTCGCGGTAAAGTGAGACGTGCAAAGCTCTTCTACCTGCGCGATCGTGTGGGGAAAGCCACCCGCGTGAAGCAACGCTTCGATCGCTGA
- a CDS encoding peptidase yields MLSTMQVLARLRRWHALIAPVVVLPLLITVSSGMGYRLLRDWGGLSRDQVHGLMVLHEGEWLGPVGKSWYVALNGLGLLWMLITGAGLALQGWNRRRGRTEREERAEEGGT; encoded by the coding sequence ATGCTGTCGACCATGCAGGTCCTGGCCCGGCTGCGCCGCTGGCATGCCCTGATCGCGCCGGTGGTGGTGCTGCCGCTGCTGATCACGGTCAGCAGCGGCATGGGCTATCGCCTTCTGCGCGACTGGGGCGGTCTCAGCCGCGACCAGGTGCATGGGCTGATGGTGCTGCACGAGGGCGAATGGCTCGGGCCCGTCGGCAAGAGCTGGTACGTGGCCCTCAACGGACTGGGGCTGCTGTGGATGCTGATCACCGGCGCGGGCCTGGCGCTGCAGGGGTGGAACCGGCGGCGGGGACGGACGGAACGTGAGGAGCGGGCGGAGGAGGGGGGAACATGA
- the map gene encoding type I methionyl aminopeptidase — translation MNLFADLLAATPNAAGRAAAATTSTGPRIQKGRRGVEIKSAREIQVMRQASRIVATVLREIMEMAAPGMTTADLDRHAEERIRAMGATPSFKGYHGFPASICASINNQVVHGIPSSRQVIQAGDLVKIDTGAYYEGYHGDSCVSICVGECSEDATRLSRVAQESLMRGLGRIKAGNTLLDIAGAVQDHVEAHGYSVVEDYTGHGVGRNLHEEPSVFNFRTNDLPNLKLRAGMTLAVEPILNAGGKECRTLRDRWTVVTVDGSLSAQWEHTIVVTSDGCEILTDRDF, via the coding sequence ATGAATCTTTTTGCTGACCTGCTGGCGGCCACCCCGAACGCCGCCGGCAGGGCTGCCGCGGCCACCACCAGCACCGGCCCGCGCATCCAGAAGGGACGGCGGGGGGTGGAGATCAAATCAGCCCGCGAGATTCAGGTGATGCGCCAGGCCAGCCGCATCGTGGCCACGGTGCTGCGCGAGATCATGGAGATGGCCGCTCCGGGCATGACCACGGCCGATCTCGACCGCCACGCCGAGGAACGCATCCGCGCCATGGGAGCCACCCCCAGTTTCAAGGGCTACCACGGCTTCCCCGCCAGCATCTGCGCCAGCATCAACAATCAGGTGGTTCACGGCATCCCCAGCTCCAGGCAGGTGATCCAGGCGGGTGATCTGGTCAAGATCGACACCGGTGCCTACTACGAGGGCTACCACGGCGACAGTTGCGTGAGCATCTGCGTCGGCGAGTGCTCCGAGGACGCCACCCGTCTCAGCCGCGTGGCCCAGGAATCGCTCATGCGTGGCCTCGGCAGGATCAAGGCGGGCAACACCCTGCTCGACATCGCCGGCGCCGTTCAGGACCACGTCGAGGCCCATGGCTACAGCGTCGTGGAGGACTACACCGGCCATGGCGTGGGCCGCAACCTGCACGAGGAGCCTTCGGTGTTCAACTTCCGCACCAACGACCTCCCCAATCTCAAGCTGCGCGCCGGCATGACCCTGGCTGTGGAGCCGATCCTCAATGCCGGCGGCAAGGAATGCCGCACCCTGCGCGACCGCTGGACCGTGGTGACGGTGGATGGATCGCTCTCGGCCCAGTGGGAGCACACGATCGTGGTCACCTCCGACGGCTGCGAGATCCTCACCGACCGTGACTTCTGA
- a CDS encoding NAD-dependent epimerase/dehydratase family protein: MAVTGASGALGTALLRALHGQGAELIALTTASAPVALQDGEGRTIPLRQVVWCCGEEQKLEASLRDVDILVINHGVNVYGDRSAAAVARSLEVNALSAWRLLELFLSLEERPAGTPCREVWVNTSEAELLPALSPLYEISKRLLGQLLSLRTLDRQGENPCRIRRLVLGPFRSALNPYGVMGADFVAGQVIAQARRGLGLIIVTPNPVTVVLVPLQMALRRLYGLLFSRAGA, from the coding sequence GTGGCTGTGACCGGGGCCAGCGGGGCCCTGGGCACCGCCCTGCTGCGCGCCCTCCATGGCCAAGGGGCTGAGCTGATCGCCCTCACCACCGCCTCCGCACCGGTGGCGCTGCAGGACGGGGAGGGCAGGACGATCCCCCTGCGCCAGGTGGTCTGGTGCTGCGGCGAGGAGCAGAAGCTGGAGGCCAGCCTGCGCGACGTCGACATCCTGGTGATCAACCACGGGGTGAACGTCTACGGCGACCGCAGCGCCGCGGCGGTCGCGCGCAGCCTGGAGGTGAACGCCCTCAGTGCCTGGCGCCTGCTGGAGCTGTTCCTGAGCCTGGAGGAGAGGCCCGCCGGCACCCCCTGCCGGGAAGTGTGGGTGAACACCTCGGAAGCGGAGCTGCTGCCGGCCCTGAGCCCGCTCTACGAGATCAGCAAGCGGCTGCTCGGCCAGCTGCTGAGCCTGCGGACCCTGGACCGGCAAGGCGAGAATCCCTGCCGGATCCGGCGGTTGGTGCTGGGACCGTTCCGCTCCGCCCTCAATCCCTACGGCGTGATGGGCGCGGACTTCGTGGCCGGCCAGGTGATCGCCCAGGCCCGCAGGGGATTGGGCCTGATCATCGTCACGCCCAATCCCGTCACGGTGGTCCTGGTGCCCCTGCAGATGGCGCTGAGGCGCCTCTACGGCCTGCTGTTCAGCCGGGCCGGCGCCTGA
- the ebsA gene encoding type IV pilus biogenesis protein EbsA — MPPLSLGRFSIFGATPSHDPGQVALYAPYCDGVQREPWLIQALDLLAIGEIQGVRRLRPDGEHPFLLRWRAGLAPQETSHCELSFPASPVHSYSFDLPTHQLVRWLMDLLESPGPQAFGDPQRDLPEAFWRWLLLGDPPTAA, encoded by the coding sequence GTGCCGCCACTGTCCTTGGGCCGTTTCTCGATCTTCGGCGCCACACCCAGTCATGACCCGGGGCAGGTTGCTCTCTACGCCCCCTACTGCGACGGCGTGCAGCGGGAACCCTGGCTGATCCAGGCCCTCGACCTGCTGGCCATCGGCGAGATCCAGGGGGTGCGTCGCTTGCGCCCGGACGGGGAGCATCCCTTCCTGCTGCGCTGGCGAGCGGGGCTCGCGCCGCAGGAAACCAGCCACTGTGAGCTCAGCTTCCCGGCATCACCGGTGCACAGTTACTCCTTTGATCTGCCCACCCATCAGTTGGTGCGCTGGTTGATGGATCTGCTCGAGTCGCCGGGACCCCAGGCCTTCGGCGATCCCCAGCGCGATCTGCCCGAGGCCTTCTGGCGCTGGCTGCTGCTGGGGGACCCTCCCACCGCCGCATAG
- a CDS encoding phosphotransacetylase family protein, giving the protein MSSTLLIGSCDPFSGKSALVLGLTRTLAKQGLPVRYGKPLATSVRPPRQGETPSLGCLDDDVRFVGSILGLPEEHLLPSLHLLEAATAQERLLRGDLEPGEGFARLRQQLAAFRDGLTLLEGTGTLSEGLLYGLSLPQLARGLEAPVVLVHLWEDSRSVDPLLAARDLLQDRLAGVVLNAVDPEAVERLRAEVVPALEQLGLPVFGVMPRSPLLRSVTVEELVDRLGARVLCCLERLDLLVETLSIGAMNVNSAMEFFRRRRNMAVVTGADRTDIQLAALEASTQCLILTGAGEPLPQLISRAEELEVPILKVEQDTLTTVEVIERAFGHVRLHETVKASYAIRLVEEHCRFERLFERLGLVVKA; this is encoded by the coding sequence ATGAGCAGCACCCTGCTGATCGGATCCTGTGATCCCTTCAGCGGCAAGTCAGCCCTGGTGCTCGGCCTGACCCGGACCCTGGCGAAACAGGGACTCCCCGTCCGCTACGGCAAGCCTTTGGCCACCAGTGTGCGCCCACCACGGCAGGGGGAGACCCCCTCCCTGGGCTGCCTCGATGATGACGTGCGTTTCGTCGGCAGCATCCTCGGCCTGCCGGAGGAGCACCTGTTGCCCTCCCTGCATCTCCTGGAGGCTGCCACGGCCCAGGAACGGCTGCTGCGCGGCGATCTGGAGCCCGGTGAGGGCTTCGCCCGCCTGCGGCAGCAGCTCGCGGCCTTCCGCGATGGCCTCACCCTGCTGGAGGGCACCGGCACCCTCAGCGAGGGCCTGCTCTACGGCCTCAGCCTGCCCCAGCTGGCCAGGGGGCTGGAGGCCCCCGTGGTGCTCGTCCACCTCTGGGAGGACAGCCGCAGTGTCGATCCCCTGCTGGCGGCCCGCGACCTGCTGCAGGACCGCCTGGCCGGCGTGGTGCTCAACGCCGTCGATCCTGAGGCGGTGGAGCGCCTGCGTGCCGAGGTGGTGCCCGCCCTGGAGCAGCTGGGCCTGCCGGTGTTCGGGGTCATGCCCCGCAGTCCGTTGCTGCGGAGCGTCACCGTCGAGGAGCTGGTGGACCGCCTGGGAGCGCGGGTGCTCTGCTGCCTCGAGCGTCTCGATCTGCTGGTGGAGACCCTCTCGATCGGAGCGATGAACGTCAACTCCGCCATGGAGTTCTTCCGCCGCCGCCGCAACATGGCCGTGGTCACCGGTGCCGACCGCACCGACATCCAGCTGGCCGCCCTGGAGGCCTCCACCCAGTGCCTGATCCTCACAGGGGCAGGAGAACCCCTGCCCCAGCTGATCAGCCGCGCCGAGGAGCTGGAGGTGCCGATCCTGAAGGTGGAGCAGGACACCCTGACCACGGTGGAGGTGATCGAGCGTGCCTTCGGCCACGTGCGTCTTCACGAGACGGTCAAGGCCAGTTACGCCATTCGTCTGGTGGAGGAGCACTGCCGTTTCGAGCGCCTGTTCGAGCGTCTCGGACTGGTGGTGAAGGCCTGA
- a CDS encoding DNA recombination-mediator protein A: MTRSLDLPALDRIDTLAQELALLQDRGKRRIAILGSRHVPAVSIHLVELVSRSLAQEGHNLITSGSQGVNAAVIRGVLSVDPARLTVLLPQSLERQPSESREQMERVLHLVEKPEHDELPLPMASSLCNQEIIGRCDQLICYAFHDSETLLSSCRTAEDMNKVVSLMFFD, from the coding sequence GTGACCCGGTCCCTTGATCTGCCGGCCCTCGACCGGATCGACACGCTGGCCCAGGAGCTGGCCCTGCTCCAGGATCGCGGCAAGCGCCGCATCGCCATCCTCGGCAGCCGCCACGTTCCGGCCGTCTCGATCCACCTGGTGGAACTGGTGTCCCGCTCGCTGGCCCAGGAGGGTCACAACCTGATCACCTCCGGATCCCAGGGGGTCAACGCGGCGGTGATTCGCGGTGTGCTCAGCGTCGATCCGGCACGGCTCACGGTTCTGCTGCCGCAGAGCCTCGAGCGCCAGCCCAGCGAATCCCGCGAGCAGATGGAGCGGGTGCTCCATCTCGTGGAGAAGCCCGAACACGACGAGCTTCCCCTGCCCATGGCCAGCAGCCTCTGCAATCAGGAGATCATCGGTCGCTGTGACCAGCTCATCTGTTATGCCTTCCACGACAGCGAAACCCTGCTCTCCAGCTGTCGCACCGCCGAAGACATGAACAAGGTGGTCAGCCTGATGTTCTTCGACTGA
- a CDS encoding NfeD family protein: MHPLIWLAGGGVLLLLELIFPSVDGFLIGGVAALLLSAVAALLPLGAALQLALFSLLFLGGYGGLRRWSLRGRPTPDALSEPGSEWAEVIQTFDARGRGRVRWQGQSWAAELLETDGGPGPRAGEEVTVLRREGTRLQVLSALSRRTSG, translated from the coding sequence ATGCATCCCCTGATCTGGCTGGCCGGTGGCGGGGTGCTGCTGCTGCTGGAGCTGATCTTCCCCAGCGTGGATGGGTTCCTGATCGGCGGGGTGGCGGCGCTGCTGCTCTCAGCCGTCGCGGCCCTGCTGCCCCTGGGCGCAGCCCTCCAGCTGGCCCTGTTCAGCCTGCTCTTTCTGGGGGGCTACGGCGGGCTGAGGCGCTGGTCGCTGCGGGGGCGCCCCACACCCGATGCCCTCAGCGAGCCCGGCAGCGAGTGGGCCGAGGTGATCCAGACCTTCGACGCGCGGGGCCGAGGGAGGGTGCGCTGGCAGGGCCAGAGCTGGGCGGCCGAACTGCTCGAGACGGATGGTGGGCCGGGCCCCAGAGCGGGGGAGGAGGTGACCGTGCTGCGGCGGGAGGGAACACGCCTGCAGGTGCTCTCTGCGCTCAGTCGAAGAACATCAGGCTGA
- a CDS encoding SPFH domain-containing protein, producing MEGLFSIPALVLLAVLGASGVKVTSGGRSLLVERLGRYDRELQPGLSFVLPGLERVVSNQSMKERVLDIPPQQCITRDNVSITVDAVVYWQLLEHAKAHYSVDDLQAAMVNLVLTQIRAEMGKLDLDQTFTTRQDVNEMLLRELDQATDPWGVKVTRVELRDIMPSQGVQQAMEQQMTAEREKRAAVLRSEGQRESEVNAAKGRAEALVLDAKAQQEALLLDAEAQAKQQEMLAVARGRAAAELARLIDSSPSGSEALRLLLAQDWMAMGEELGKAPGGSVLMVDPQSPAALLAALRGLQKG from the coding sequence ATGGAAGGTCTGTTCTCCATCCCTGCCCTGGTGCTGCTGGCCGTGCTCGGCGCCAGCGGGGTGAAGGTCACCAGCGGTGGCCGCTCCCTGCTTGTCGAGCGGCTGGGCCGCTACGACCGCGAGCTGCAGCCGGGACTCTCCTTCGTGCTCCCGGGCCTGGAGCGGGTGGTCAGCAACCAGTCGATGAAGGAGAGGGTGCTCGACATCCCCCCCCAGCAGTGCATCACCCGCGACAACGTCTCGATCACCGTGGACGCGGTGGTGTACTGGCAGCTGCTGGAGCACGCCAAGGCCCATTACTCCGTGGATGACCTGCAGGCGGCGATGGTGAATCTGGTGCTCACCCAGATCCGCGCCGAGATGGGCAAGCTCGATCTCGACCAGACCTTCACCACCCGCCAGGACGTCAATGAGATGCTGCTGCGGGAGCTCGACCAGGCCACCGATCCCTGGGGCGTGAAGGTGACCCGCGTCGAGTTGCGCGACATCATGCCCTCCCAAGGCGTCCAGCAGGCGATGGAGCAGCAGATGACGGCCGAGCGGGAGAAGCGGGCGGCGGTGCTGCGCTCGGAAGGGCAGCGGGAATCGGAGGTGAATGCGGCCAAGGGCCGTGCCGAGGCCCTGGTGCTTGATGCCAAGGCCCAGCAGGAGGCGCTGCTGCTCGATGCTGAAGCCCAGGCCAAGCAGCAGGAGATGCTGGCCGTGGCTCGGGGCCGGGCGGCAGCTGAACTGGCCCGACTGATCGATTCCAGCCCGTCGGGTTCGGAGGCCCTGCGCCTCCTGCTCGCCCAGGACTGGATGGCCATGGGCGAGGAGCTGGGCAAGGCCCCCGGCGGCAGCGTGCTGATGGTGGATCCCCAGAGCCCGGCGGCCCTGCTGGCGGCCCTGCGGGGGCTGCAGAAGGGTTAA
- a CDS encoding MAPEG family protein, producing MPSVLTAAAPALAWSLLLSGAVVILSLVPLGAGRASADFTPADLAAPRAMFDRLPAWGQRASWAHQNSFEAFTLHAPACLLCLQAGAAGSVALVAAWLQPALRLLYIAAYVADQPLLRSLCWAGALLCTAALYVEGLRAVLAG from the coding sequence ATGCCCTCTGTCCTGACCGCCGCGGCCCCTGCCCTGGCCTGGTCCCTGCTGCTGTCGGGCGCCGTGGTGATCCTCAGCCTGGTGCCCCTGGGCGCCGGGCGAGCCAGCGCCGACTTCACCCCGGCCGATCTCGCCGCGCCCCGGGCGATGTTCGACCGGCTGCCGGCCTGGGGCCAGCGGGCCAGCTGGGCGCATCAGAACAGCTTCGAAGCCTTCACCCTGCACGCCCCCGCCTGTCTGCTCTGCCTGCAGGCCGGGGCCGCCGGCTCCGTGGCGCTGGTGGCAGCCTGGCTGCAGCCGGCCCTGCGGCTGCTCTACATCGCGGCCTATGTGGCCGACCAGCCCCTGCTGCGCAGCCTCTGCTGGGCCGGGGCCCTGCTCTGCACGGCCGCTCTCTACGTGGAAGGCCTCCGGGCCGTGCTGGCGGGTTAA
- a CDS encoding YajQ family cyclic di-GMP-binding protein produces the protein MADTYSFDVVSDFDRQELVNALDQVRREVGQRYDLKDSKTEIELDDESITITTASDMTLEAVADVLRQKATKRELSLKIFDFQTAEPVGGNRIQQVVKLRKGLSQELAKKLSKTVRDQVKKVTVAIQGESLRVTGKNKDDLQQVIQLLRAEDLDVPIQFENYR, from the coding sequence ATGGCCGATACCTACTCCTTCGATGTGGTCTCCGATTTCGACCGTCAGGAGCTGGTGAATGCCCTGGACCAGGTCCGGCGCGAGGTGGGTCAGCGCTACGACCTCAAGGACTCGAAGACCGAGATCGAGCTGGATGACGAGAGCATCACCATCACCACCGCCAGCGACATGACCCTGGAGGCGGTGGCTGATGTGCTGCGCCAGAAGGCCACCAAGCGGGAGCTCTCCCTGAAGATCTTTGATTTCCAGACCGCCGAGCCCGTGGGTGGCAACCGCATTCAGCAGGTGGTGAAGCTGCGCAAGGGGCTGAGCCAGGAGCTGGCCAAGAAGCTCAGCAAGACCGTGCGCGACCAGGTGAAGAAGGTCACCGTGGCGATCCAGGGGGAGAGCCTGCGCGTCACCGGCAAGAACAAGGACGATCTCCAGCAGGTGATCCAGCTGCTGCGGGCCGAAGACCTGGACGTGCCGATTCAGTTCGAGAACTACCGCTGA
- a CDS encoding IS5 family transposase: MGQRGFWDEQQRVAKLQEKKPVLIRLAESIPWESFRPLLDKGYSQERKSNAGRKRIDPLILFKMLVLQQLFNLSDEEIEFQVNDRRSFEGFVGLGVMNDIPDATTVAFFRERLRKAGVIEELFEMFEEYLRSQGLQARGGQIIDATLVPVPKQRNTREENKEIKAGRLPEGWDENLDRLQQKDLDARWTQKNGLSYYGYKNSICIDVDHGFIRRYAVTPANIHDSQMLPLLLDPENEHDYVWADSAYSGECFDALLSLGGFESLIHEKGARNHPLSDAAKELNRLKSSIRACVEHVFGCMTMSMGGKLTRKIGLERNEAWWGLKNLTFNLLRYLQRSAHVVVVA, encoded by the coding sequence ATGGGCCAGCGAGGTTTCTGGGACGAACAACAAAGAGTTGCAAAGCTCCAAGAGAAGAAGCCGGTTCTGATCCGTCTCGCAGAATCGATTCCCTGGGAATCTTTCCGCCCTTTGCTTGACAAGGGCTATAGCCAGGAGCGCAAAAGCAATGCTGGACGCAAGAGAATCGACCCACTGATTCTTTTCAAGATGCTGGTGCTCCAGCAGCTATTTAATTTAAGTGATGAAGAGATCGAATTCCAAGTAAATGACCGTCGCTCCTTCGAGGGGTTTGTTGGTCTTGGGGTGATGAATGACATACCAGATGCCACCACAGTCGCCTTCTTCAGAGAGCGACTGCGCAAGGCGGGAGTTATCGAGGAACTCTTTGAGATGTTTGAGGAATACCTGCGCTCTCAGGGTCTCCAAGCCCGGGGTGGTCAGATCATTGACGCGACTCTCGTCCCTGTTCCCAAGCAACGCAATACCCGCGAGGAGAACAAGGAAATCAAAGCCGGAAGGCTGCCAGAGGGCTGGGATGAAAACCTAGACCGCTTGCAGCAAAAGGATTTAGACGCTCGCTGGACACAAAAGAACGGCCTCAGTTACTACGGTTACAAGAACAGTATTTGCATCGATGTCGACCATGGATTCATACGCCGATATGCTGTCACTCCTGCCAATATCCACGACAGCCAGATGCTTCCACTTCTGCTTGATCCAGAAAACGAGCATGACTATGTCTGGGCAGACTCAGCATATTCCGGCGAATGCTTTGATGCTCTTCTGAGTCTCGGTGGCTTCGAAAGCCTGATCCACGAAAAAGGCGCTCGCAATCATCCGCTTAGCGACGCAGCCAAGGAATTAAATCGTCTTAAGTCGTCGATCAGAGCTTGTGTCGAGCATGTCTTTGGCTGCATGACCATGTCCATGGGTGGAAAGCTGACAAGAAAGATTGGGCTAGAAAGGAACGAGGCTTGGTGGGGTCTCAAGAACCTAACATTTAATTTACTGCGCTATCTCCAGCGCTCTGCCCACGTAGTAGTGGTTGCATGA